The window tttttttttttttttttattagtattattttatttatactagaggccacaactagacattttaaaatgaatagaaAAACGATAGCATGGGATCTTTAAGAGTGAAATTGAAGAAACTTCAAGTAGAGTTTTAATACCCACTTGTAGAGTAGAGAAGATTAACGCATAAGAGAGCGTACTGGCCACAAGGTGGTAGGGTGTGTCTAATCTACACAAATGTAGCATACAAAGTGGTGGTGTCCCGGTACAATGTAATGTTCTAGTATATTTTGGTGTAGTTTCAGGGCCAGAGGTAGATTGTAGTTGAATTTCCTGCTAGTCTGACACACTTGTCATGTTCTTTGCAGGCTTTTCAGCCATCGAGACATAGAGGATGACAGCATGCCTAAGAGACGAGGCAGACAGTCTCTGAATGCCAATCTCATCAAAACCACTGTTTTCTTCTTCCTAGAGAGTGAAGTGAGTCCCAGTAACATACTGTAATCTTATTACGCTCCTACCCTCTGTATCAGATTAGTTAGTAATTCTGAACTCTCACTATCATTGGTGATAATGGTGATTCTCCTGTGTCCTCCTCAGCTGCATGAACATGCTGCATACCTGGTGGACAGCATGTGGGACTGTGCTTCTGAGCTACTGAAGGACTGGGAGTGCATGATCAGCCTCCTACTGGATGAGGCCCTGCCTGGAGAGGAAGGTTTGTGAAATGTTGTCAAATGTCCACATGTAGATAAATGTAGATGTTTCTTATTATATGCAACACAGCATTTATACATTTAACACTATTGGTGTTATTTTACCCTTCTAAAAAATGCTTGTGTGTTGTTTAGCTCTGACGGACAGGCAGGAGACAGCTCTCGTCGAAATCATGCTCTGCACCATCCGGCAGGCTGCAGAGTGCCATCCTCCTGTGGGTAGAGGTTCTGGCAAGAGGGTAAGTTTTGTATGAGACACGTACATTTGTTCTTTAAGTCACTGGTATTAGTCCAGCTAAAAAAGAAAGTTATAAACTGGAGTTTAACAATGTTATTCAGAGAAACTATTCAAAACATTTTGATGTAATGAATTATGTGAAACCTCCGTCTGCATGACCCGAGCTACGTGTATACACACAGATTAGCAAACAGATTACATCTTGTTTCAGGTATTGAcggcaaaagaaaagaaaactcaGCTTGATGACCGAACGAGAATGACTGAGCTCTTTGCAGTGGCACTTCCACCTTTACTTGCAAAGGTAAACAGTGTTTCCTctagttttatcttttttagcAGCAGTGGCATCAGAATCCCTCCTCTGAGTGAAGTTTATCAATAGTTTGTGTATTACTGCATATCAGAGTGCATTTCATAAATgtcatgtttaagttcatttttacactgctGCATAAATAAAGTGGAATAAAGctttcagcatcacttatcacgCTTTATCAGCACACTCAGTTTAATACCTCTTCTTAAACTCAGTATTCGAGGCTGAAAGACACAAGCTGTACAAGGCTAGTTAAGCTAAGATAGTTAGCTTAGCTGTGCTAACCTAGCCTTAGCAATTGTTTGTTTGGCAAAATGCTGGCCTCCTTTCTCTGTGTTACTTTAAAGTCTCATGATCACATGTGGCTTGCTGTTGTCTTGATGTGGCATTAATTTAATGTAGTACTGTTAATGTTTTGATTGGTGTTCTAAGGATTTGATAAGTGCTTGGAGTCGTGAAGTGCCTGCATGCATTGATGTACAGTGGCTGCGTTTTGCAATAGGAAGTACAATACTTTGTGAATGTTTATTCTACTTCTTTTACCTTTCTAAAACCTATCTTGCTTGTAGTTAATTTACAAAATCAATTAtgctaattttctttcttttcttttttttccttttacagtACTCAGTGGATTCAGAAAAGGTTACCAACCTGTTGCAACTGCCACAGTTCTTTGACCTGGAGATATACACAACAGGGCGTTTGGAAAAGGTGAGCCATTTAATCACGTATTGTATATGTGCACAAAATACAAACTGACCGaacatttttgtatgttttggaGTTGTAAGTGTTGACTAGAATTTATACAGTGTCTGATGCAGTATTGTTGGTGTTTTTTCTCACTCAGCATCTAGAAGCACTGCTGAGACAAATCAGGGAGATTGTGGAAAAGCACACGGATACTGATGTGCTGGAGGCCTGCTCCAAGACCTACCACGCTCTCTGCAACGAGGAGTTCACTATTTTTAACAGGGTGGACATTGCCCGCAGCCAGCTCCTAGACGAACTGGTGGACAAGTTCAACAGGCTGCTGGAAGACTTCCTTCAAGAGGTGAGAAACTGAAATTGTAGATAGTTACAGCACAGCTTGCAGgaagttgtgtttttttgtgttggaaAAATGTGTAGTGTCTGTAATTTAAAAAGGGGGGaatatttagtattaatctgtgTTTCTCTTTTACACCAGTGTAAATTAGGATACATAACAGCTTTTATAACCAATGTTACAGTTCATATTTACAGTTAAGTTTGTGTTTTCATACCTACCTTGTTGGCACCAAAatttcaggtgtgaaaaagcATAGTCAAGATGAGGGGGCTTTTGTTGTCAATTTGGTGACTCAATCTATAACGTACTGCAGGAAACCCAGTAATATAAGCTTATGTAAGATTTTGTTTttctaattatgttttttttgttgttctaattatttaaaaattattgtcTTTCTCAGGGAGAAGATCCAGATGAAGATGATGCTTATCAGGTCTTGTCTACACTAAAGAGGATCACAGCTTTCCATAAGTaaatactttcattttttttttagtaataatcGATAGCTGAAGTttcttaagagtttttttttctgtttatgtaaTGGGATTGTTAGGTGTATCATTTGTGTAATTTCCCACGCTCTCTCCCTGTCTTCTCAGTGCTCATGACCtttccaaatgggatctgttcaCCAGCAACTACAAATTACTGAACACCGGCATTGAGAATGGGGACATGCCTGAACAGGTGCCAAAGTTTAAATCGCTGCTTTATTGTGTTTGAAAGAACAATGGCACTCGAATGAGTGAGATGACTGACTCTTTGTCTTTCTGGTCCATTTCAGATCGTCATCCATGCACTGCAGTGTACACACTATGTGATCCTCTGGCACTTAGCCAAAGTGTCAGAAGGAAGCTGCAGAAAGGTAAGACTGCTTTactcttttgattaaatattccCTGAACCTGGAAAAAAGGGAAACATTTGGCCTATGGCCTAATTTGtaaggtttaatgtttttttctgcaatatgACTTTTCATAAATGTCATTATTTAGCATAAGTTATTCATGCTTTTTAGTTGTTCGGCAGAacacagttttttattattattttgtctcGTATACAAAtggtttcagttttagttttgatGGGACTTTTTCCCCCTTGGTCCGTTAAAATCTAAACTGCATTTAAATCTATTTTGGTTATATTAGGAGGATATGGTGACTCTGAGGAAACAAATGCGAGCTTTCTGCCTCATGTGCCAGCGTTATTTGGCTAGTGTGAACACCGCTGTCAAAGAGCAGGTCAGTTTAACACATAAAACTTCATGCTCCACTGGGCATTCTCTGTTTGCATTATCAAGCTCTATATTattataaagcattttttttcttgattCACTCCTTTCCTTAGGCCTTCACCATCCTGTGTGACCTACTGATGATCTTCAGTCACCAGATCATCGCTGGAGGGAGAGAGATTCTGGAACCTCTCGTCTACACGCCGGATGCTTCCCTCCAGTCTGAACTGCTCAGCTTCATCCTGGATCATGTCTTCATTGACCAGGATGATGACAGCAACAGCACAGGTTTGGAATGGAACCCTCCCTGTTCATGCAATTTAAAGTATAGCTGAGGCAAGGGCTGAACAATTAATAGTTTTTAATTGAAATCGCGATTTAAGAACAGCCTGCTCTTCTGGAGACATGTCGTGAAGTGACCGCGTTTGTAGTCCGTAGAGTGCTATAGATTGTAGTCTTTGGGCTTATAGTTACTCCCATTCTCAGTTTTCTGAATCTGAGAACCCTGTGAATATTTATTGTGGAAATAAGTTTATAATTGtgttaaccactaatacaggttgagggtttaatggattaaaaataatcacagTTTAAATCGGAATATTCTGTGGAACAATCGCAATtggatattttgcccaaatcgtgtAGCCCTAGCAGAAGCTGTGCAGCATGTGAAGAGGGTAGCCCGGATTCAGATCTGTTGATTGTAAATGAGGTATAGCTTTGCAGCATTAGCTTTGGCTGATGGGTAAAATTAGATTTCaatcattttaatgaaattatATTTTACTGACTAGTTTACAATGAACcagaatgtgtgtaaaatgagAAGTTCTGTCTGTATTAAAATTTGAGATTTCAAATCGCTGTTTAGATGTGGGTTGGCAGTTTTGGTTATAAAAATGCATTGCTATTAGAAAAGAGTCCAGGCCAGTGGTTTATTCATTATGACATTATATAGAGGGTTGTAGAGTTAGCTTATAATTTCTGATATTTAGCCAAGTAAAGAATTAAAAACCTTCATGGTCATGAACTTGCAAGAAATATTTAAAGCAAATGCTGTTTTAATTACTTGTCACCACTAGGGAGAGACAGTTCTcttttatgtttagtaaaactgGACTTGGGAGAGGTTTCCCAAAATTATTTTACTGCTGAACATTGGATGGAGTAGGATTAttactggtgtaaaaaaaaaaacgcataatCGGTTATGTATTAGTATCGACCGATTTTCAACCCATTAATATAGCTGATACAAACAGCTTTTCAGCTGAACAAACTATCCACACTTTTCAAGTTGCTATAGCATTGCAAAAATTCTCAATCCTTTTTCGGGTTACTCAAACAGATTTTCTTACATCTTGTTTGAACAGATGGACAGCAGGACGATGAAGCTGGCAAAATAGAAGCTTTGCACAAAAGACGCAACCTGCTCGCAGCTTACTGCAAACTCATCATCTACAATGTGGTGGAGATGAAGACTGGGGCAGacatatttaaacaatatatgagggtaagaacagattttttttttcttcctgtttcttaaaacatgaagaaaaaaatctgatgttgctgaatttctcactctatactctaTGCTTTACCTTTCTCAGTATTACAATGACTATGGAGACATAATCAAAGAAACCATGAGTAAAACGAGACAGATCGACAAAATCCAGTGTGCGAAGACTCTCATTCTCAGCTTACAGCAGGTGAGTGTAATGTCAGTGATGTGGGTACATGTATTTCCTAATTAActggatttaaatatttttttatgttattaaatGTTAGGCCAGAAGGAATTGATATTGACTTAGGACTTTTCTTCGTTTTCCCCCCTTGTTTAGTTGTTCAATGAGATGCTGTCGGACCTGGGTCCATGTTTTGACCGCTCGTCTTCAAACTTCTGTGGCATTAAGGAGCTGGCTCGCCGTTTCTCTCTGACCTTTGGCTTGGATCAGCTGAAAACAAGAGAGGCCATTGCCATGTTACACAAGTATGCTTCCTTCTCTCTCTAAATTAGTGCTGTTTATGATTCTGCAGTTCTGTGAATGTGGAGTGTTGTAGTGTTGTGACTGACTTTGTATGTTTTGCTTTGCGTTTGACTTTTAGGGATGGTATAGAGTTTGCTTTCAAAGAGCAGAATCCTCAAGGAGATGGATATCCTCCCTTAAACCTGGCTTTCCTGGACATACTTAGCGAGTTTTCGTCTAAGCTCATGAGACAGGACAAGCGCACTGTGTAagctgctttcctttttttccttttttttcttttctctttctccattttCTCAACTTCATGTCAGTGAGGTTAagttatctttttattttaatgaagttTGTGCGGAGTAACTTCACTGATGAGGTTTTAGTCCAGCATGTGCACTAATTCCTACTTTTAGCTTGACAgtgtctttttttaataataataaaaaacaaagcaCAATCCCTAATGTGCTTCTTTTCTTTCCTCAGGCACATGTATCTGGAGCGATTCATGACGTTTCAAATGGCTCTACAGAGGGAGGACTGCTGGCTGCCGCTAATCTCCTACAGGAACTCTCTGCAGGCTGGTGGTGATGACGACACTATGTCTGTGGTGAGCGGCATCAGCAGTCGAGGCTCTACCATCCGCAGTAAGAAGCCCAAGCCTGCCACTGGcaagaggaaactgtctgaagGTACCATCCCATTCATACTTCAGCATTTCAGCTTTTCTTAATTTACTTCTTATTTTGCCTTATTTGGTTTCCCTTTCTTTGCCACTATAATACATAAATCAATTATTTGAAAACAGCCCAAAACAGAACTCTTTGACCAGCTAAGTCAGAGCTTGACTTATTCTGTCCCCATGTTTTGCAGCGGAGGAGAGCAGCAGTAGCAGTGACATGTGGCTAAACCGAGAGCAGAGCATGCAGACGCCGGTCATGATGCCTTCGCCGCACCTCACGTCCACAGTCATGCGCGACCCAAAGCGATTACGGCCCGAGGACAGCTACATGGGTGTTTATACCATGCCACCCGAGCAGCAACAACAGCCacagccaccaccaccaccacagcacCACACACATCCACAAACGCCCCAGCCTCACCACCACCAAACCCCCATGGACTACAAGTAAGAGCAGCACTGTCATTGGTTTCTGGGTAGGAGGGACAAGATCAATTGCAGATAACTTTAGAGAATTAGACTGCATTGTACTGAATCTGTTATTTTGGAACTGTTGAAaccttttggagacacagaaatGAATGAAATTTAAGTTCAAGATctgtggcgtttttttttttttaactttgttttGGGGCTTTGGTACCTAATCGCCCATGTTATTCTGATGCACATGTTTATGACATACTGTAAAGTGTAGTGCCATTGTGTTTTGCAGCACGCAGGTCACTTGGATGCTAGCACAGAGGCAGCAGCAGGAGGAAGCAGCCAGACAACAACACGAGAGAGCTATGAACTACGCCAAACTGAGGAGCAACCTGCAGCATGCCATGTAAGATAACTTACAGGTTCTAAGACCAGGATTTGGATAGGCTGAGCTAAAGTGGCAATGGCTAATGTTATGCTCTTTGGAGTTTTGTCTTTTTGTAATATGATCCACCTGTAATCTAGGAAACAAGGAGGTGGGGCTAAAAGGCTGCtagtactgcttttaaaaaaatttaaaaatagagAGTCGGATCTCCTGAATCCACACAAAAAATAACATCCCAGTTCTTACGTAATTCAGTGTACACAAACCTTGATAAGAAAACTGCAATTGGCTGTTTTTTCATCTCAGATTTCATAGCAGTGCCACAAAAGAATACAAATCAAAAAATGATGGGACaaataggggaaaaaaataaaaagttctccatgGATGCGAGAGACACTCCCAGATTATCTTTATTATAGTCAGTTCTGGTTTTCCTCCTGACCAGGAAATCTTCTCCGTTAGGACAAAATTGTACTGTGCACCGTGGTTAAGATGACGGGACATCCAGCAACAGTCTGTCTAAGTGGCaaattgtataaaacatttagcaagctgtgtttgttttggcaCCTGAGAGCACTGGAGTCTGGCCACATGCAGTGTTGGAATAAGTGATCTACTGAATATTTAATATGGCACATTAGCAATTCTACAAAAGTCAAATGATTTAAGCAAGAGTCAAAGATtaaacttgttttctattttgtgtgcttttgtatatAGACTTGTAATTATAACCTCAAATTCATATCATTGTCTTTTTCAGCCGCCGAGGATCAGGTCTAATGGAAGACGATGAGGAACCAATTGTAGAGGATGTGATGATGTCATCAGAAGGCAGAATTGAAGATcttaatgaaggcatggactttGACACGATGGATATTGATCTGGTAAGGAGTTCTGGTAAAGTGTGATTAGTGGGTTTTCTATCCACCAAGTTTTTATACATTTCgaaaatttaaatgtttaaagagttaaagaaaaAACTATATGCTGTACTATAAAGCTGAACGAATCTGTGGTGTATCTAgagtattttatatattgtttcgTTAGTTTAATTCTTGTTGCTTGACAGACAGGGAATACACATAAAtaattttgttacatttacaCCACCCTATACTCTGCACACATTTTGTACAACATTTGGATGGAAACCCGGCTGTTGTAGATGCAGCTAAGCCTGTCCTAGAACTGCAATATTTTCTGT of the Astyanax mexicanus isolate ESR-SI-001 chromosome 10, AstMex3_surface, whole genome shotgun sequence genome contains:
- the stag2b gene encoding cohesin subunit SA-2, with translation MIAAPELPADFHYPQDTDTRFSSDTDFDDPDGRIAVQGKGKVKKGKKPLGEKGKGGGKGIGRLNGHHQENGMENIMLFEVVKLGKSAMQSVVDDWIESYKHDRDTALLDLINFFIQCSGCKGVVSGEMFRHMQNSEIIRKMTEEFDEDSGDYPLTMAGPQWKKFKSSFCEFIGVLVRQCQYSIIYDEYMMDTVISLLTGLSDSQVRAFRHTSTLAAMKLMTALVNVALNLSINMDNTQRQYEAERNKMIGKRANDRLELLLQKRKELQENQDEIENMMNAIFKGVFVHRYRDAIAEIRAICIEEIGVWMKMYSDAFLNDSYLKYVGWTMHDKQGEVRLKCLTALQGLYYNRELNAKLELFTSRFKDRIVSMTLDKEYDVAVQAIKLLTLVLHSSDEVLTAEDCESVYHLVYSAHRPVAVAAGEFLFKKLFSHRDIEDDSMPKRRGRQSLNANLIKTTVFFFLESELHEHAAYLVDSMWDCASELLKDWECMISLLLDEALPGEEALTDRQETALVEIMLCTIRQAAECHPPVGRGSGKRVLTAKEKKTQLDDRTRMTELFAVALPPLLAKYSVDSEKVTNLLQLPQFFDLEIYTTGRLEKHLEALLRQIREIVEKHTDTDVLEACSKTYHALCNEEFTIFNRVDIARSQLLDELVDKFNRLLEDFLQEGEDPDEDDAYQVLSTLKRITAFHNAHDLSKWDLFTSNYKLLNTGIENGDMPEQIVIHALQCTHYVILWHLAKVSEGSCRKEDMVTLRKQMRAFCLMCQRYLASVNTAVKEQAFTILCDLLMIFSHQIIAGGREILEPLVYTPDASLQSELLSFILDHVFIDQDDDSNSTDGQQDDEAGKIEALHKRRNLLAAYCKLIIYNVVEMKTGADIFKQYMRYYNDYGDIIKETMSKTRQIDKIQCAKTLILSLQQLFNEMLSDLGPCFDRSSSNFCGIKELARRFSLTFGLDQLKTREAIAMLHKDGIEFAFKEQNPQGDGYPPLNLAFLDILSEFSSKLMRQDKRTVHMYLERFMTFQMALQREDCWLPLISYRNSLQAGGDDDTMSVVSGISSRGSTIRSKKPKPATGKRKLSEAEESSSSSDMWLNREQSMQTPVMMPSPHLTSTVMRDPKRLRPEDSYMGVYTMPPEQQQQPQPPPPPQHHTHPQTPQPHHHQTPMDYNTQVTWMLAQRQQQEEAARQQHERAMNYAKLRSNLQHAIRRGSGLMEDDEEPIVEDVMMSSEGRIEDLNEGMDFDTMDIDLPASKNRRERSELKPDFFDPASIMDESVRTTHFLGYDAFQR